The genomic interval TAGAAGACAAATAAATAAAATGATAGAGTTACAAAAGAGTGGATTGTCATACGATGAAATAGGTAAATTATATAAAGTAGATGGAAATACTGTATATAAGACTATAAAGGATTATAAAGAAGGAAAATATGAATAAGTTTATTACAGCTATCTTATTGAAGTTTAGATAGCTCTTTTTTATTGCTTAAAAAGAAGTCAGAAGTTTCGCATCTAAAAGATTTTAATGGGCGCTAGCCCTCAAGAATAGATTGTT from Caldisalinibacter kiritimatiensis carries:
- a CDS encoding helix-turn-helix domain-containing protein is translated as MNDNLYFIKIKSKKGLKNISRRQINKMIELQKSGLSYDEIGKLYKVDGNTVYKTIKDYKEGKYE